CTCAGAGTGTTTCGGAAGGAGAAGAAATAATTATGGAAATAGCTGATCTAGTAGAAAAGGAGAAACCCAAAAAAGCCAGAGAAATTCGAGAAAAGACAGCAAACTATACGGCATTTTTGAATTATCCTAAAAAAGTGCGCAAACACATCTATACCACCAATCCGGTGGAGGGTTTGAATCGGGGACTGGAGTTGATGAGGTTAGAACTAGGGGGATATTTTCCTTCCCAGGAATGTTTAGAAGTCAACCTGTTTGTTCAAGCCGTAAATTTAGCCGATAAATGGCAAAGGAGGCCTATTCCAACCGTGGCCTCAATGGAGTATGAATTGCGCCAGCTTTTCGTCTTGCGCTACGAAAGTGAAGAGGTATAATGGTGGATACCAAGGTCGACACAATCTTAAGGGCCGAGTCACACCTCGTGCCCTATCGGCATCCCCTCTCGCGTCATAAGTAAACCCAATATCACCTGCACCCGGTCCGCACGATGATCCTTCGAAAATCCATACTCGCAAAACCCCTCCGCCCCTCTCCCCTCAAAATACGTGCTCGTCGTGTCCCAAAAGACCAAATCAAGCTCCAAGTTGAAAAGATCCTTTATCCTCTCGAAAAGCTCTACCTCAATTTCGTCCTTATGATCCGCCAGAAAATCAAGAGCCCTATAAAAATGATGAAGCTCGAGCCTCTCAAACTCCCGCCGATATACCGTCTCCTTCCACCGGCTAACTCCGAGCTTCGAGGCCGGATCACAGAGCCTATTCAAAACCATGGCAAAAACCGCCTCTTCCACGTCTATGGAAACCTCGGTTTGGGCAAGAAGCTTCTTCAGAATGCTATCAAGCTTAAGATCTTCCCATAGTCTTCTAAAGATCAACGCCGGACCGAGGTCCTTGGCCCGCCTGACCTCGATGGAACGGGCGCAAGCCTCTATCCACTGCCTCCGGGAAAACTTGGCTAACCCTTCTATCAGCTTGTCCAGTTGACCATCCTGGAGTTTTTCCAGCCGTCCCAGGTTAGCTACAATCCTCTGGCGCACTTTTCCGTTAACCCGCTTGCCCTCAACGATATAGAGGTAGGTCCTGGTGGACCCGTCTTTATTTTTGAAGGTTTTGGTACGGATATACATAGCACTAAAATAATAGCATAATTTTCTTATTTGTCAAGATGTAATTTTGGAAGCGTAGCACAACACTTAGAAACGGAGACAGTGAGTCGTAGGTGGAAAGAGGAAATTAGAGGGGCATTTAGGGGTTATTTCGGGCCGGAAATGCTCACTTCAGATTCACCAGCCCTTTCCGACTGTCAAACTTGAGTTAGAAAATGACAGCACTAAGTAGAAACCCTAACATTTCAGGTGGTCCAAATTTTGGGGCATATCAGTTTTTTTTGGAAACAACCAAAATATCCATAGCTTCTCTCTTTTCAATGTTTTCATGACTTCGTTGTGCTCCAACCGATCAGAATCCACAGATCTTCTAGTCTGTTGGTACTGAAGTAGACTTTCCATTCTCCAAGGGGACTCTCTGGTTTTACCTTATCCAGCTCACCAATAAGTAGTTTCCCGAGGGAGGGATCCTTCTCAAGGTTGTCTCCTTCAGTACATGAATCGTTTGGATATATAGTAATTTGATCATTTTCTTCCATTTTGGCTATCATGTATGCCCTTTTTACTGAACCTAATTTTCCTTTACTCCAGAACGGATAGTGCTCTTCTTTTAGATTAAGAGATAATTCATAACATCCGTTGGTTTTGCTTTGAGGGGAGATAAATCTTGCCCATTCAGAGGGGAATTCGTGCCTGATATCAAACAGGCGGGTACAGCCAGGGGCTGTGCCTTCTTGTATTTTATTTTTTAAGTTCTCCATGGCGGCATTCCGTAAAGACTCTCCTCCATCACGGGCTGTATATCT
The window above is part of the Thermosulfurimonas sp. F29 genome. Proteins encoded here:
- a CDS encoding transposase — protein: QSVSEGEEIIMEIADLVEKEKPKKAREIREKTANYTAFLNYPKKVRKHIYTTNPVEGLNRGLELMRLELGGYFPSQECLEVNLFVQAVNLADKWQRRPIPTVASMEYELRQLFVLRYESEEV
- a CDS encoding IS1634 family transposase, with the protein product MYIRTKTFKNKDGSTRTYLYIVEGKRVNGKVRQRIVANLGRLEKLQDGQLDKLIEGLAKFSRRQWIEACARSIEVRRAKDLGPALIFRRLWEDLKLDSILKKLLAQTEVSIDVEEAVFAMVLNRLCDPASKLGVSRWKETVYRREFERLELHHFYRALDFLADHKDEIEVELFERIKDLFNLELDLVFWDTTSTYFEGRGAEGFCEYGFSKDHRADRVQVILGLLMTREGMPIGHEV